From Arachis hypogaea cultivar Tifrunner chromosome 3, arahy.Tifrunner.gnm2.J5K5, whole genome shotgun sequence:
aTACAAGAAGGTTTGGCACGCGAAGCAAAAGGCAATCGCAAGGATCTATGGTGATTAGGACGAGTCGTATGACCAGCTGCGTAGATACCTCACTGCTTTGCAAGCTTTTGTCCCAGGTAGTAGTTGCATTTTATTATCGAATGGTCTTTGATATTTACTGTCTCTTGAGTCCTTCACATGGTAATAACTTAGTACGCATTTTCGCACCAGGGACAATTGTTGACCTCGAAACGCGACCGTATTATGTCAGAAACACACTCGACCGTGAGAGTGTCATGTTTCACCAGGTCTTCTGGTCGTTCCCTTCATGTGTTGAAGCTTTTAGGCATTGTAAACCACTGGTGTCAGTTGATGGAACAAACCTGTATGGTAAGTACGCAGGCACCCTTCTCATGGGCATAGCACAGGACGGCAATAACAACATTCTACCGGTGGCTTTCGCACTAGTTGAGAGAGAGAACACAGATTCATGGTACTTCTTCCTCACCAATTTGAGGAGGCATATCGCAACTCGGCCAGGAGTTCTGCTTATATCCGACAGGCATGCGGCAATAAAGGCCACGTTGGAGCGTGAGGGGTGTGGATGGGAACACAATGTGTATTGTATACGACATATTGCCTCAAACTTCGCAACCAGTTTCAAGAGTAAAGAAGCCAAAAGACACCTTGTCAATGCTGCATATTCGAAGACGCAAGAGCAGTCACAGTACTACCTAGAGCTTATTAGTAGCGAGGATCCGGTTACATCTCCGCAGATGATGGAGTGGATCCGAGGGTTAGAGCCACCTAAATGGCTTCAGCACCTTGATGAGGGCCGGCGATATGGTCACATGACGACCAATCTATCTGAGTGTATCAATTCCGTGCTGAAGGGCGCTAGAAATCTACCAGTCTGTGCAATTGTCAAGTCTACTTACCATCGCCTGAATGAGTTGTTTGTCCTCAAGGGTCGGCAAGCACAAGCACAGATTGCAAGCGGTCAGGTGTTCTCACAGTTCTTGCAAAAAGCCATACTAGCGAACCGTGAGGGGATCCCGCTGATGTTAGTGACGTCGCACGATAGGAATACTACTATTTTCACGGTCGACGAGATAGCTGCTGTAGGGGTGCAGTCACGGTTCTGGGTTAACCTTCAGTACCGCAGATGTGACTGTGGTTTCTTCCAGGCGTTACACTATCCCTGTGCACATGCCTTGGCTGCCTGCGCATATGCGAGATTGGACTGGCAACAGTACGTTGATTTAGTCTATCGTGTTGAGAGCGTGTTTCGGGTATATGAAAAGGAATTCCAGCCAATGCCGGATGAGGAGATGTGGCCCCCTCGAGAAGGACACCGTCTTCGTCCCAACCCCCTCTTACGACGTTCAGTGGAAGGACGTCCGGTGTCTACTAGGATTCGGAATGAAATGGACGAGGTTGAGCTGGGACCAGGTAAGAGGTGCGGCCTTTGCAGGACACCAGGACATACCAGGCGCAGTTGTCCGCATGTTTCGGCAAGCTAAGTTTCAACCATCTCAATCTAATGTATTTTGTTCCCAAATGTAGTATCTTAATCATATTTAATGAAGGTTGATTTTGTGTAATCTCTGTTACATTTGCGTTGTCGTTTATATTTTAATGATGCCGGTATGCATCCGTGCGCCGGTTGGCCCATACCTCAAACCACTCGGATAGTCGAACCGGCCACCATCCGTCATCATTACGAGCCGATTGTCGATGGAATGTATCTATATTCAGCGGAGGGTTTGGAGGTCCTTGCTTTCCCCCAAACTGTCGCAACACCCGATCAACATTTAGGATCTCAATCCACCTGAAAAATATTAGTGGCACAGCGGCGGTATAGAAATCTCCATGCGGGTGGCTGAGGAATTCTGCAGGAACTCTAGACAAAATCCAAGGCTCCATGTACGGTTGCCAAACAaactacaaagaaaagaaaccccGTCACAACGGCCATATAAGTTGTTATTGAATACATATTACTAACAACGGGCACCGACCTCGTCGACCTGCAGATTATCCAACTGCAACCGGTGCCTAAGTAGGCGCTGCTCAGCATAGTCATTTTGTCCTTTTTTCCCTGCCCACCTGTTTCACAATGTCAGACTTTATTAAAAAATCTATTTCCGTCATGAAAGGATAATTGACAAAATTCACAAAGTGTGGAGACCGATAAAATACCTAGTGGCTAAAGGAAAACTGTACGGTGTGGTGACATTCGGGGCCCAGAACGGTAATCTGTAGTATATCCACGACATGAGCAACGTGTGACACCCGGCCATATCCTCAACACTGTAATCTGTTGCTAGGCACATAGCACAATATAACCAACAGAGGACGGCACTACCCCAACTGTAGGTGCCTATGGCATCATACTCAGCCAGTAAAGGCAGATATCGAACATGGACTGTGTTGTTGGCCTTGTCTGGAAGAAGGACGCCTCCCAACAGGTAGAGTATGTAACATCGTGCATACTGCATGAGGCCATTATCATCTAAGTCAAGCGGCATCTGTTGAAGACGAGTTCTGAGCCACTTCAACTTGATGTTGTACTTCGTTGTCCCTACGTGTCCGGCGGAAACCTCACCTAAAAGTTCATGACACCATTCCCAAATATCTCTTTGGTAAAACTTACTCCATGACCTTAGCGTACCGCTAACAGGCTGACCATCAATAGGTAGACCTAACTGCATGGCTACATCTTCCAGGGTTATGGTACACTCACCCCAAGGGAGATGAAAAGTATGTGTTTCCGGTCGTCATCGTTCGACAAAGGCACTAATAAGTGGATTGTCGTACTCGAAGCGCTTGATCAGCGAGGCATGATAAAATCCGGTGCGTCTCAGATAAGGCTCAAGCCTCTCCCGCCTAATTGCCATGGTTGGATCCTCAGCCTCtaacatgaaaacatcaaccaACGTGCCATGCGGAGTAAGAACACGTGTGGGCTACAACATAAAAAGCCAAGGAAGACAACAGTTACGAAtactatataaaatttttaaatatcgaCGAAATTAGTTATAACATTCCCTAACAACGGCAATCCAAATATTTAAAGTAAACTAACCTTATGGAATAAATGTGCCGCTATGTGAAGTTCGTCCAACCGGTTCAAGTTTTCCTCCACGTTCACCCCTCCCCCACtcatatttagttttaatttttttttaaaactcacCACCACAAACTCACCCACTCTCAGCCTTCATTTACCACTCTCAACTTTATTTTTCTACCCCTATTTCAATTTCACCGTGCATGAAGGCTCTCCCCACCCCCCTTTTATAACACTCCTGGCTCCATTTCCAATACAACCCTGCCACCCAACACGCCAATGCATGTGAGCCTCCTGCTGCAGCCGCTTTGACTGCCCAATTCGTGCCCGCCAGAAACGAGGACGCCAACTCGTGGTCGCCGCCAACTAAATGGGCCATTTCGTGGCCGGTGAGCGTGAGATGCTCCATTTCGTGTGCGCCGTCCTGGAGGTGCCTCAAGTCCTTGGTGGCAGCCACGAATTGCAGACCCTGGCTCCTCTCTCCTCCATTTCGCTGGCGCCGGTAGTGAAATGCTGTGCATCTCCATCTCGTGGGCGAAGTACCTGATATGAGCATGCGTATTTCAGAAAAAATTTGGAAGCATGCGTATTTTGGGAAAAAAAAGTGATCCCaatgattatttatataaaaaagccaTAGAGTATGGGTTAAACACTTAAACCTCAACTTCATCCGATCAACCTACATCATATATATATCTTATCCGCAGATATTTAACGTGCAAATCGAATAGGGTATGGGTTAAATACTTAAATCTCAACACCATCCGATCAATCTAcatcctttatatatatatatatatatatatatatatatatatatatatatatatatatatatatatatatatatatatatatatatatatatatatatatataccaagaaTTTCTTGTTAAATACAAAAGATTCTTAATTATTAAGAGaagatcattaattaataatttaatatattttttttatataaaaatcagttctattttaaattatcatctagttatatactaatattataatgttgtatttttttataactcACCAATAAAGTCAGATATCCGTGAGTTAAAAATAAATGATATTAGAATTGAAATATTCTCAATCTACAAATAAAATAGgttgaatttatataaaaatttcaatttacaaataaaattaaagttggaTCTAAGCCACccctaattttttgttacaatcTACAATTTTTGGCCCCTTTATAAAGTGTCTAACGGTATCCTTGTTCCTGTAACAAACATGCTAAGtgtaataaaagtataaaatatatattaaaatataaaattaattatttatataaaataatatatattaaaatataaaatatatattaaaaaaaatacatatattaatataaaaatatataatgattaatatagtataatttttaatttttttactatattttttaatCCAACGCTTCAAAAATAAATCTGTCGTAAATTAtagtttcaataaaaaatttatgattaactaataaattattgtatatatgtttttaacaaataaatgCATAATTTATTGATTACTTAAATTTACTGTAAattaaattgatctttttaaatttcaaataaatcATTCCTTTCTCAAAATTAACAAAAGTGTATCATAGATTCATATTAGTAAAATACTCGAACAATTAAATAATCACCAATTAAATTGATATTTGGATAGTATGACACTGcttttaaacaaataaatttagataaaagtcaccaaaaaaaaaaaaaatttagataaagaaaaccaaacttacaatttcttTTATCATTGAATAAAGAAAGATAgttacaaattacaattaaatgaatcaATATGAATTTAGAGAACACCTTAGTAAGGACAAGAACAATAAGAATTTATGAAACATGTATAAAACAAAACAATATGAGTACAAATTGAAGCCAAGATTCAGGAGCCATTAGTTGATAGCACTGCAAATTTTTCTTATGATTCCAGCTGATCCAGTCAAAGGAGAAATATCTCCCATTTTTATCATAGCAGCTGCAAAATCCGATTTAAAAGTTGTAGGATTCTTACTATACTCAGAAACAAATGAATCTGTAGATCCTCCACTAAACAAAACTTGATCCGATTGAAGAAGACCCTTCTTCTGAATCAAGTTCTTGAAGTAATTGTTATCAAAAGAATTGGGTGTGACCAAGTCCAATGGTGACAACTTTTTATTGTTGTCGTTGTTAATCAAAGATGGACAACCACGTTGGCGAGTGCTAGCAAAACCAGCATCAATGTCACTTGTGTTACCATATATTCTATTTCTGAATGTCACACATCGAGCTTGGCCAATTGTATGAGCAcctacaaattaaaaattagatttattaATGATTGTCATATAATTTGTAATTAACATTTTATCTCTATATTAAATTTAGCGTGACGAGTATGTTACATATTATTAGCAATGAATATTGAATTACCAGATAAAGTGACCATTTCTTTTGCACTAAATCCTTTGTTACTGAAACGAGAGATGAGAGTGTTAAGATCATCTGAGGCAAGTGGAAGGTCAGCATT
This genomic window contains:
- the LOC112772216 gene encoding uncharacterized protein → MVFDIYCLLSPSHGNNLVRIFAPGTIVDLETRPYYVRNTLDRESVMFHQVFWSFPSCVEAFRHCKPLVSVDGTNLYGKYAGTLLMGIAQDGNNNILPVAFALVERENTDSWYFFLTNLRRHIATRPGVLLISDRHAAIKATLEREGCGWEHNVYCIRHIASNFATSFKSKEAKRHLVNAAYSKTQEQSQYYLELISSEDPVTSPQMMEWIRGLEPPKWLQHLDEGRRYGHMTTNLSECINSVLKGARNLPVCAIVKSTYHRLNELFVLKGRQAQAQIASGQVFSQFLQKAILANREGIPLMLVTSHDRNTTIFTVDEIAAVGVQSRFWVNLQYRRCDCGFFQALHYPCAHALAACAYARLDWQQYVDLVYRVESVFRVYEKEFQPMPDEEMWPPREGHRLRPNPLLRRSVEGRPVSTRIRNEMDEVELGPGKRCGLCRTPGHTRRSCPHVSAS
- the LOC112789188 gene encoding protein MAIN-LIKE 1-like — encoded protein: MQLGLPIDGQPVSGTLRSWSKFYQRDIWEWCHELLGEVSAGHVGTTKYNIKLKWLRTRLQQMPLDLDDNGLMQYARCYILYLLGGVLLPDKANNTVHVRYLPLLAEYDAIGTYSWGSAVLCWLYCAMCLATDYSVEDMAGCHTLLMSWIYYRLPFWAPNVTTPYSFPLATRWAGKKGQNDYAEQRLLRHRLQLDNLQVDEFVWQPYMEPWILSRVPAEFLSHPHGDFYTAAVPLIFFRWIEILNVDRVLRQFGGKQGPPNPPLNIDTFHRQSARNDDGWWPVRLSEWFEVWANRRTDAYRHH
- the LOC112789186 gene encoding lignin-forming anionic peroxidase-like isoform X1, which codes for MGGRIQSVTTIFVIILVLLGTACDAQLSSTFYDTTCPNALSTIRTTIRTAVSKERRMAASLVRLHFHDCFVQGCDASILLDDSPPTIVSEKGALPNNNSVRGFEVIDQAKAAVEKVCPGVFSCADIVAVAARDASFAVGGPSWVVKLGRRDSTTASITLANADLPLASDDLNTLISRFSNKGFSAKEMVTLSGAHTIGQARCVTFRNRIYGNTSDIDAGFASTRQRGCPSLINNDNNKKLSPLDLVTPNSFDNNYFKNLIQKKGLLQSDQVLFSGGSTDSFVSEYSKNPTTFKSDFAAAMIKMGDISPLTGSAGIIRKICSAIN